One part of the Janthinobacterium sp. 17J80-10 genome encodes these proteins:
- a CDS encoding ABC transporter substrate-binding protein gives MILAFGAIAFAGMASADEAPDALVKRISYEVLDTAKADKDIQGGNQKKVLELVEAKILPHIDFQKMTALAAGRYWREATPEQQKRLGEEFRSLLVYTYSGAISQVRDQKVEFKPLRSTPTDNEVEVRSQVIQPRGEPIQLNYRLEKQATGWKIYDVNVLGAWLVESYKSSFSTEISKNGVDGLIKVLSEKNKRLAAAAAKPAKAS, from the coding sequence ATGATTCTTGCCTTTGGCGCAATTGCCTTTGCAGGCATGGCCAGCGCCGATGAAGCGCCGGATGCGCTGGTCAAGCGCATCAGTTATGAAGTGCTGGATACGGCCAAGGCAGACAAGGACATTCAGGGTGGCAATCAGAAAAAAGTCCTGGAACTGGTTGAAGCCAAGATTTTGCCGCATATTGATTTCCAAAAGATGACCGCGCTGGCGGCTGGTCGTTATTGGCGGGAAGCAACGCCTGAGCAGCAAAAACGCCTTGGCGAGGAATTCCGCTCCCTGTTGGTCTACACCTATTCCGGTGCCATTTCCCAGGTGCGTGACCAGAAAGTTGAATTCAAGCCTTTGCGTTCGACCCCGACGGACAACGAAGTAGAAGTGCGCTCGCAAGTGATCCAGCCGCGCGGCGAACCCATCCAGCTGAATTACCGCCTTGAAAAACAGGCGACTGGATGGAAAATCTATGATGTCAATGTGCTCGGCGCCTGGCTGGTGGAATCCTACAAAAGCAGCTTTTCCACGGAAATCAGCAAGAACGGTGTCGACGGCTTGATCAAGGTCTTGAGCGAGAAAAACAAGCGCCTGGCTGCCGCTGCTGCCAAGCCGGCCAAGGCTTCCTGA
- a CDS encoding VacJ family lipoprotein: MNGLTRSIAAIALVFAVTGCASPGNAHDPLEGFNRAMFDFNDTLDRAALKPAAQAYQAVLPDFVQAGVGNFFGNLGDVWTAVNNFLQGKIEAGAQDVVRVVANSTLGVLGLFDIASDSGVPKHKEDFGQTLGVWGVPAGPYVVLPFLGASTVRDTVALPADIYGDIWTYKDPVHWRNTGSVVRLVDRRAALLDASNLLEDAALDRYQFVRDAYMQRRLNQVYDGDPPDNGNNGKDSQD; encoded by the coding sequence ATGAATGGATTGACACGTTCCATCGCTGCCATTGCCCTGGTTTTTGCCGTGACCGGTTGCGCCAGTCCCGGCAATGCCCACGATCCGCTGGAGGGGTTCAACCGGGCGATGTTCGATTTTAACGATACGCTCGATCGCGCGGCATTGAAGCCGGCCGCCCAGGCGTACCAGGCAGTCCTGCCAGACTTTGTGCAAGCCGGGGTTGGCAATTTCTTCGGCAATCTGGGGGATGTCTGGACTGCCGTGAATAATTTCCTTCAAGGTAAAATCGAAGCGGGTGCGCAGGATGTGGTGCGCGTCGTCGCCAACAGCACGCTGGGCGTACTGGGCTTGTTCGATATCGCTTCCGATTCCGGGGTGCCCAAGCATAAAGAGGATTTTGGCCAGACTCTCGGCGTCTGGGGTGTCCCGGCCGGTCCTTATGTGGTGTTGCCATTCCTCGGCGCCTCCACGGTGCGCGACACGGTGGCCTTGCCCGCCGATATTTATGGCGACATTTGGACGTACAAGGACCCGGTGCACTGGCGCAATACCGGCTCGGTGGTGCGCCTGGTTGACCGCCGCGCGGCTTTACTCGATGCCTCCAATTTGCTGGAAGATGCGGCGCTCGACCGTTACCAGTTTGTTCGCGATGCCTATATGCAAAGGCGTCTGAACCAGGTGTACGACGGTGATCCGCCGGACAACGGCAATAATGGCAAGGATAGCCAGGACTAG
- the hisG gene encoding ATP phosphoribosyltransferase → MDQQLTLALSKGRIFEETLPLLQAAGISVTEDPESSRKLILPTNDPQVRVIIVRASDVPTYVQYGAADFGVAGKDVLLEHGGEGLYQPIDLNIAKCRMSVAVQAGFDYASAVRHGARLRVATKYVQCAREHFAAKGVHVDLIKLYGSMELAPLVGLSDAIVDLVSSGSTLRANNLVEVEHIMQISSRLVVNQAALKLKRERLQPILAAFERASQATT, encoded by the coding sequence ATGGACCAGCAACTGACCCTGGCCCTGTCCAAAGGCCGTATTTTCGAAGAAACCCTGCCGCTCTTGCAGGCCGCCGGCATCAGCGTCACGGAAGACCCGGAAAGCTCGCGCAAGCTGATCCTGCCGACCAATGACCCGCAGGTGCGCGTCATCATCGTGCGCGCGTCCGACGTGCCGACCTACGTGCAATACGGCGCCGCCGATTTCGGCGTGGCTGGCAAGGATGTATTGCTGGAACATGGCGGCGAAGGCCTGTACCAGCCGATCGACCTGAACATTGCCAAGTGCCGCATGTCGGTGGCGGTGCAGGCGGGTTTTGACTATGCCAGCGCGGTGCGCCATGGCGCACGCCTGCGCGTGGCGACCAAGTACGTGCAATGCGCCCGCGAGCATTTCGCCGCCAAGGGCGTGCATGTGGACTTGATCAAGCTGTATGGTTCGATGGAGCTGGCGCCGCTGGTCGGCCTGTCGGATGCCATCGTCGACCTGGTCAGCAGCGGCAGCACCCTGCGTGCCAATAACCTGGTCGAGGTCGAGCACATCATGCAGATTTCATCGCGCCTAGTGGTCAACCAGGCTGCCCTGAAACTCAAGCGCGAGCGCCTGCAGCCGATTCTGGCTGCCTTCGAGCGCGCCTCGCAAGCCACGACTTAA
- a CDS encoding BolA family protein — MLPTPELVKSYIAAGLACSHLEVEGDGQHFTAVIVSDAFAGKRLIQRHQLVYAALGDRMKAEIHALSMKTLTSEEYKNNG; from the coding sequence ATGCTGCCAACCCCGGAACTGGTTAAAAGCTATATTGCTGCGGGCCTTGCCTGCTCCCACCTGGAAGTCGAAGGCGACGGCCAGCATTTCACTGCCGTGATCGTTTCCGATGCCTTCGCCGGCAAGCGCCTGATCCAGCGCCACCAGCTGGTGTATGCCGCCCTGGGCGACCGCATGAAAGCGGAAATTCATGCCCTGTCGATGAAAACCCTGACGTCGGAAGAGTACAAAAACAATGGATAA
- a CDS encoding ABC transporter permease — MKSGFQTLFYKEILRFWKVATQTITAPIMTAMLYLLIFGHVLEEHVQVYDRVSYTAFLIPGLVMMSVLQNAFANSSSSLIQSKITGNLVFVLLPPLSHWELFGAYVLAAAVRGLVVGTGVFLITAWFGDLTFVAPWWIGVFALLGAAILGTMGLVAGIWAEKFDQLAAFQNFLIMPATFLAGVFYSIHSLPPFWQTVSRFNPFFYMIDGFRYGFFGQSDVDPVTSLAIVGIFFLVLAGFAIHLLKIGYKLRH; from the coding sequence ATGAAGAGCGGCTTCCAGACCTTGTTTTACAAGGAAATCCTGCGTTTCTGGAAAGTGGCGACGCAAACCATCACGGCGCCGATCATGACCGCCATGCTGTACCTGCTGATCTTCGGCCATGTGCTTGAAGAACATGTGCAAGTCTATGACCGCGTCAGCTATACCGCTTTCCTGATTCCGGGCCTGGTGATGATGAGCGTGCTGCAGAACGCCTTCGCCAATTCTTCTTCATCGCTGATCCAGTCCAAGATCACCGGCAACCTCGTTTTCGTCCTGTTGCCGCCGTTGTCGCACTGGGAACTGTTCGGCGCCTATGTGCTGGCAGCCGCGGTGCGCGGACTGGTGGTCGGCACAGGCGTCTTCCTCATCACGGCGTGGTTTGGCGATTTAACCTTCGTTGCGCCCTGGTGGATCGGCGTGTTTGCCTTGCTGGGCGCCGCCATCCTCGGCACCATGGGACTGGTTGCCGGTATCTGGGCAGAAAAATTTGACCAGCTGGCGGCTTTCCAGAACTTCCTGATCATGCCGGCAACTTTTCTGGCGGGCGTCTTCTATTCGATCCATTCTCTGCCGCCGTTCTGGCAAACTGTCTCGCGCTTCAACCCGTTTTTTTACATGATCGACGGCTTCCGCTATGGTTTCTTTGGCCAGTCGGATGTCGATCCCGTGACCAGCCTTGCCATCGTCGGGATATTTTTTCTGGTGTTGGCCGGTTTTGCCATCCACTTGCTGAAAATCGGCTATAAATTGCGTCATTGA
- the mlaD gene encoding outer membrane lipid asymmetry maintenance protein MlaD, which translates to MQRKSLDLWVGLFVLVGALALLFLALKAGNMSTLSFEKTYPVVTRFDNIGGLKPRAPVKSAGVVVGRVGDITFDDKSFQAHVTLNLESRYQFPKDSSAKILTSGLLGEQYIGLEPGGDTANLAAGDRIKMTQSAIVLENLISQFLFSKAAEGEEKK; encoded by the coding sequence ATGCAAAGAAAATCCCTCGACTTGTGGGTCGGTCTGTTTGTCCTCGTAGGCGCGCTGGCGCTGCTGTTTCTCGCCCTGAAAGCGGGCAACATGAGCACGCTTTCCTTTGAAAAGACGTATCCGGTCGTCACCCGGTTCGACAATATTGGTGGCCTGAAGCCGCGCGCGCCGGTCAAGAGTGCCGGCGTGGTGGTTGGCCGGGTGGGCGATATCACCTTTGATGACAAGTCGTTTCAGGCGCATGTCACGTTGAATCTGGAAAGCCGTTACCAGTTTCCCAAGGATAGTTCCGCGAAGATCCTGACTTCCGGATTGTTGGGCGAGCAATATATCGGCCTGGAACCGGGGGGCGATACGGCCAACTTGGCGGCCGGCGACCGCATCAAGATGACGCAATCAGCCATCGTGCTGGAAAACCTGATCAGCCAGTTCCTGTTCAGTAAGGCAGCAGAAGGCGAGGAGAAAAAATAA
- the mlaE gene encoding lipid asymmetry maintenance ABC transporter permease subunit MlaE, protein MILDGIALLGRTLRLYLVNLGYATRLFMATLSASLGLWRRPRLVVSQVHFIGNHSMVIIAVSGLFVGFVLGLQGYYTLNRYGSEQALGLLVALSLVRELGPVVTALLFAGRAGTSLTAEIGLMKAGEQLAAMEMMAVDPLRRVIAPRFLAGVIAMPLLASVFSAVGVIGGYIVGVQLIGVDEGAFWSQMQGGVDVWKDIFNGVLKSVVFGFAVTFIALYQGYEAKPTPEGVARATTRTVVTASLTVLWLDFLMTALMFN, encoded by the coding sequence ATGATTCTTGACGGTATTGCCCTTCTGGGCCGCACGCTGCGTCTGTACCTGGTTAATCTCGGTTACGCCACGCGTTTGTTTATGGCCACCTTGAGCGCTTCGCTGGGATTGTGGCGGCGCCCGCGCCTGGTGGTCAGCCAGGTGCATTTCATCGGCAATCACTCGATGGTGATTATTGCCGTGTCCGGCTTGTTCGTTGGCTTCGTGCTGGGTCTGCAGGGATATTACACGCTCAACCGCTATGGTTCAGAACAGGCGCTCGGCCTGCTGGTTGCGCTCTCGCTGGTGCGCGAACTGGGCCCGGTGGTGACGGCATTGTTGTTTGCCGGTCGTGCCGGAACGTCGCTGACCGCGGAAATCGGCTTGATGAAGGCCGGCGAACAACTTGCGGCAATGGAGATGATGGCGGTTGACCCGCTGCGCCGCGTGATCGCGCCGCGTTTTCTGGCCGGCGTGATCGCCATGCCCTTGCTGGCTTCGGTATTCAGCGCTGTTGGCGTCATCGGCGGCTATATCGTCGGTGTCCAGTTGATCGGTGTCGATGAGGGTGCCTTCTGGTCGCAAATGCAAGGGGGCGTCGATGTCTGGAAGGATATCTTCAACGGTGTCCTGAAGAGCGTGGTGTTCGGCTTTGCCGTCACTTTCATCGCCTTGTACCAGGGCTATGAAGCGAAGCCGACGCCGGAAGGCGTGGCGCGCGCCACCACCCGCACCGTCGTGACAGCGTCGCTGACGGTACTGTGGCTCGATTTCCTGATGACTGCGCTGATGTTCAACTGA
- a CDS encoding ABC transporter ATP-binding protein has protein sequence MAAIQITNVEKRYKSLQALGGVSLSIGQGEFFGLLGPNGAGKTTLISIIAGLSRADAGHVAIHGHDVVADYRQARRMLGVVPQELVFDPFFTVRETLRMQSGYFGLKNNDAWIDEVMHNLDLTDKADANMRALSGGMKRRVLVAQALVHKPPVIVLDEPTAGVDVELRQTLWQFIGRLNREGHTVVLTTHYLEEAQALCNRIAMLKAGKVVALDTTAALIKRISGSQLAVTLSQGQLPESLQPLLTHPAEGAANRQYTLRVNDYADVEPILARLREAGARIEDMQLHQADLEDVFIQIMEGGK, from the coding sequence ATGGCGGCAATTCAGATCACTAATGTTGAAAAACGCTACAAGTCGCTCCAGGCGCTTGGCGGCGTTTCCCTGTCGATCGGGCAGGGGGAATTTTTCGGCTTGCTGGGCCCGAACGGTGCCGGCAAGACCACGCTCATTTCCATCATCGCCGGTCTGAGCCGGGCCGATGCAGGCCACGTCGCCATCCACGGTCACGATGTGGTCGCGGATTATCGCCAGGCGCGCCGCATGCTCGGCGTGGTGCCGCAGGAACTGGTGTTCGATCCCTTTTTCACGGTGCGTGAAACGCTGCGCATGCAATCCGGCTATTTCGGCCTGAAAAACAATGACGCCTGGATCGATGAAGTGATGCACAACCTCGATCTCACCGACAAGGCCGACGCCAACATGCGCGCGCTGTCGGGCGGCATGAAGCGCCGCGTCCTTGTGGCGCAGGCGCTCGTGCACAAGCCGCCGGTAATTGTGCTCGACGAGCCGACCGCCGGCGTCGATGTCGAACTGCGCCAGACCCTGTGGCAATTCATCGGTCGCCTGAACCGCGAAGGCCATACCGTGGTGCTCACCACGCATTACCTGGAAGAGGCGCAAGCGCTGTGCAACCGCATCGCCATGCTCAAGGCCGGCAAGGTCGTGGCGCTGGATACCACGGCCGCCCTGATCAAGCGCATCTCCGGATCGCAACTGGCGGTGACCCTGTCGCAAGGCCAATTGCCCGAGAGCCTGCAACCCTTGCTGACCCACCCGGCAGAAGGTGCGGCAAACCGCCAGTACACCCTGCGCGTCAATGACTATGCCGACGTCGAGCCGATCCTGGCCCGCCTGCGCGAAGCCGGCGCGCGCATCGAAGACATGCAGCTGCACCAGGCTGACCTGGAAGATGTGTTCATCCAGATCATGGAGGGCGGCAAATGA
- a CDS encoding glutamate synthase subunit beta, translated as MGKVTGFLEFQRLQEASEAPKSRLKHYKEFTVHLSDADAKVQGARCMDCGIPFCNNGCPVNNIIPDWNDLVYHGNYRQALDTLHSTNNFPEFTGRICPAPCESACTLGINSDAVGIKSIEHFIIDKGWENGWVTPQPATVKTGKKVAVVGGGPAGLAAAQQLARVGHDVTVFEKNDRVGGLLRYGIPDFKMEKSHIDRRVEQMKAEGVTFRTGVLVGKDFPANVLNWAKETISPQQLEKEFDAVVIAGGAENPRDLPVPGRELKGVHFAMEFLPLQNKVNAGDKLKDQITATGKHVVVIGGGDTGSDCVGTSNRHGAAGVIQFELMPTPPEQENKPLVWPYWPYKLRTSSSHEEGCERDWAVTTKRLEGKNGKVEKLIAARVEWKDGKMAEVPGSEFEIKADLVLLAMGFVSPIAQVLDAFGVDKDARGNAKATADGDGCYQTSVPKVFAAGDMRRGQSLVVWAIREGRQCARAVDEFLMGSSVLPR; from the coding sequence ATGGGAAAAGTAACCGGTTTTCTGGAATTCCAGCGCTTGCAGGAAGCAAGCGAAGCGCCCAAATCGCGTCTGAAACACTACAAGGAATTTACCGTCCACCTGTCCGACGCCGATGCCAAAGTGCAAGGCGCGCGCTGCATGGATTGCGGTATTCCGTTCTGTAACAATGGTTGCCCGGTCAACAACATCATCCCCGACTGGAATGATCTGGTTTATCACGGCAATTATCGCCAGGCGCTCGACACGCTGCATTCCACCAACAACTTCCCGGAATTTACCGGTCGCATCTGCCCGGCACCGTGCGAATCCGCCTGCACGCTCGGCATCAACAGCGACGCGGTTGGCATCAAGTCGATCGAGCATTTCATCATCGACAAGGGCTGGGAAAACGGCTGGGTCACGCCGCAGCCGGCAACTGTCAAGACCGGCAAGAAAGTCGCCGTGGTTGGTGGCGGCCCGGCCGGTCTCGCCGCGGCACAGCAACTGGCGCGCGTCGGTCACGATGTCACCGTGTTTGAAAAGAACGACCGTGTCGGCGGCTTGCTGCGTTACGGCATTCCCGACTTCAAGATGGAAAAGTCCCACATCGACCGCCGTGTCGAGCAAATGAAGGCAGAAGGCGTGACTTTCCGCACCGGCGTCCTGGTGGGCAAGGACTTTCCTGCCAATGTCCTCAACTGGGCCAAGGAAACCATTTCGCCGCAACAGCTGGAGAAGGAATTCGATGCGGTCGTGATCGCCGGTGGCGCCGAAAATCCGCGCGACTTGCCGGTGCCGGGCCGTGAATTGAAGGGCGTGCATTTCGCCATGGAATTCCTGCCGCTGCAAAACAAGGTCAATGCCGGCGACAAGCTGAAAGACCAGATCACAGCCACCGGCAAGCACGTGGTGGTCATCGGTGGTGGCGACACCGGTTCCGATTGCGTCGGTACTTCCAACCGCCATGGCGCTGCCGGCGTCATCCAGTTCGAATTGATGCCCACTCCGCCGGAACAGGAAAACAAGCCGCTGGTGTGGCCTTACTGGCCGTACAAGCTGCGCACTTCGTCTTCGCATGAAGAGGGTTGCGAGCGCGACTGGGCCGTGACCACCAAGCGCCTCGAAGGCAAGAATGGCAAGGTTGAAAAGCTGATTGCCGCCCGCGTCGAGTGGAAAGACGGCAAGATGGCTGAAGTGCCTGGCTCCGAGTTCGAAATCAAGGCGGACCTGGTGCTGCTGGCCATGGGCTTCGTCTCGCCCATCGCGCAAGTGCTGGATGCCTTCGGTGTCGACAAGGATGCGCGCGGCAACGCCAAGGCGACCGCCGATGGCGATGGTTGCTACCAGACTTCTGTGCCCAAAGTCTTTGCCGCCGGCGACATGCGTCGCGGCCAGTCGCTGGTGGTATGGGCGATTCGCGAAGGACGCCAGTGCGCCCGTGCAGTGGATGAGTTCCTGATGGGTAGCTCGGTGTTGCCACGGTAA
- the murA gene encoding UDP-N-acetylglucosamine 1-carboxyvinyltransferase: MDKLLITGGKRLAGEIAISGAKNAALPILCAGLLTAGTVQLSNVPHLQDVATMLKLLRQMGLGIEQDGDRVALNGNAIDKLEAPYEMVKTMRASILVLGPLLARFGEAKVSLPGGCAIGSRPVDQHIKGLQAMGAEIVIEAGYIHARAKKLKGARVVTDMITVTGTENLLMAATLAEGETVLENAAREPEVTDLANLLVAMGAKIDGIGTDRLIIQGVDQLHGASHAVIADRIETGTFLCAVAAAGGDITLTSTRTDILDVVLEKLREAGVILTSGPDWIRAQMASRPKAVSFRTTEYPGFPTDMQAQFMALDCLADGVGRITETIFENRYMHVQELNRLGAAIEIDGHTALVKGVDKLVGAPVMATDLRASASLVIAALAAQGQTLVDRIYHLDRGYDRMEVKLAAVGADIARVK; the protein is encoded by the coding sequence ATGGATAAATTACTGATTACCGGCGGCAAGCGCCTCGCAGGCGAAATCGCCATTTCCGGCGCCAAGAATGCCGCCTTGCCGATACTTTGCGCCGGCTTGCTGACTGCCGGCACCGTGCAACTGTCGAACGTACCGCACCTGCAGGACGTTGCCACCATGTTGAAGCTCTTGCGCCAGATGGGCCTGGGCATCGAGCAGGATGGCGACCGCGTCGCCCTGAACGGCAATGCCATCGACAAGCTGGAAGCACCCTACGAAATGGTGAAAACCATGCGCGCTTCGATCCTGGTGCTGGGTCCCTTGCTGGCGCGATTCGGCGAAGCGAAAGTTTCCCTGCCGGGCGGCTGCGCCATCGGCTCGCGCCCGGTAGATCAGCACATCAAGGGCTTGCAGGCAATGGGCGCCGAGATCGTCATCGAGGCGGGTTACATCCATGCCAGGGCCAAGAAGTTGAAGGGCGCACGCGTGGTGACCGACATGATCACCGTCACCGGCACGGAAAACCTGCTGATGGCCGCGACCCTGGCCGAAGGCGAGACCGTGCTGGAAAATGCCGCGCGCGAACCGGAAGTGACCGATCTCGCCAACCTGCTGGTGGCCATGGGGGCGAAGATCGACGGCATCGGTACCGATCGCCTGATCATTCAGGGCGTGGACCAATTGCATGGCGCCAGCCACGCCGTGATCGCCGACCGCATCGAGACCGGCACTTTCCTGTGCGCGGTGGCGGCCGCCGGCGGCGACATCACGCTCACCAGCACGCGTACCGACATCCTCGACGTGGTGCTGGAAAAGCTGCGTGAAGCCGGCGTCATCCTGACTTCCGGGCCGGACTGGATCCGTGCCCAGATGGCTTCGCGGCCAAAGGCAGTGAGCTTTCGCACCACCGAGTACCCGGGTTTTCCGACCGACATGCAGGCGCAATTCATGGCGCTCGATTGCCTCGCCGACGGTGTTGGCCGCATCACGGAAACCATCTTTGAAAACCGTTACATGCACGTGCAGGAATTGAACCGCCTGGGCGCTGCCATCGAGATCGATGGCCACACGGCGCTGGTCAAGGGCGTCGACAAGCTGGTCGGTGCGCCGGTGATGGCGACCGACTTGCGCGCGTCCGCGTCGCTGGTGATCGCTGCGCTGGCGGCGCAGGGCCAGACCCTGGTGGACCGCATTTACCACCTGGACCGCGGCTACGACCGCATGGAAGTCAAGCTCGCCGCCGTCGGCGCCGATATCGCAAGGGTGAAATAA
- a CDS encoding ABC transporter ATP-binding protein, which translates to MPDLVEIRDVHFGYGERSILSGLNMAFPRGKVVAVMGGSGSGKTTILRLIGGQLRPQAGTVTVDGQHVHALDSSALYALRRKMGMLFQHGALFTDLTVLENVAFPLRENTDLPEELIHDLVLLKLHAVGLRNAAHLKPAEISGGMARRVALARAIALDPQLIMYDEPFAGLDPISMGVTANLIRTLNDALGSTSILVSHDVHESFSIADYVYFLSNGKIVAQGTPEEMRASSDPYVKQFVHAEADGPVPFHYPGKSLAESLGLEGGQ; encoded by the coding sequence GTGCCTGATCTTGTAGAAATTCGCGATGTCCATTTCGGCTATGGGGAGCGGAGCATCCTGTCCGGTCTGAACATGGCCTTTCCGCGCGGCAAAGTGGTAGCGGTCATGGGCGGTTCCGGTTCGGGCAAGACCACCATCCTGCGCCTGATCGGCGGGCAGCTGCGGCCGCAAGCCGGTACCGTGACCGTGGATGGCCAGCACGTGCATGCGCTCGATTCGAGCGCCCTGTATGCCTTGCGTCGCAAGATGGGCATGCTGTTTCAGCATGGCGCCTTGTTTACCGACCTGACGGTACTGGAAAACGTCGCTTTTCCCTTGCGCGAAAATACCGATCTGCCGGAAGAGTTGATCCATGACCTGGTTTTGCTGAAACTGCATGCGGTCGGCCTGCGCAATGCCGCACATCTGAAACCGGCAGAAATATCCGGTGGCATGGCGCGCCGTGTCGCCCTGGCGCGGGCGATCGCGCTGGATCCGCAATTGATCATGTATGACGAGCCTTTTGCCGGGCTCGACCCGATCTCGATGGGCGTGACCGCCAACCTGATCCGCACGCTGAACGATGCTCTCGGTTCCACCTCGATCCTGGTGTCGCACGATGTGCACGAGTCGTTCTCGATTGCCGACTACGTGTATTTCCTGTCGAATGGAAAGATTGTTGCGCAGGGTACGCCCGAAGAAATGCGCGCCTCGTCCGACCCGTACGTGAAGCAGTTCGTGCATGCCGAGGCCGATGGTCCGGTGCCTTTCCATTATCCCGGAAAGTCGCTGGCCGAGTCGCTCGGACTGGAAGGTGGCCAATGA
- a CDS encoding STAS domain-containing protein, with amino-acid sequence MFRPTSPFNAGTAKSLYAAGLAAIRAGQTSVDLAGLDLADSSAVAALIGWQRAAGRQGSTLTFTNMPANLHSLVTLYGVADLLLAAPVAVPAATNPAQRTDLPHH; translated from the coding sequence ATGTTTCGTCCCACTTCGCCATTTAACGCCGGCACAGCCAAGTCGCTTTATGCGGCAGGGCTGGCGGCGATTCGTGCCGGGCAAACCAGCGTCGACCTGGCGGGCCTGGACTTGGCCGATTCCAGCGCCGTGGCAGCCCTGATCGGCTGGCAGCGCGCCGCAGGACGCCAGGGAAGTACCCTGACCTTTACCAATATGCCAGCCAATCTGCATAGCCTGGTGACCCTGTACGGCGTCGCCGATTTGCTGTTGGCGGCGCCTGTGGCCGTGCCTGCAGCGACAAATCCGGCGCAACGCACTGACTTGCCACACCATTGA